A region of the Bacillus sp. NP247 genome:
ATTCAACTACTTATTTTCAAAATATTGCTTCTGGAACATACACATTCTTATCGCATTATGATAGTTACCATCAACGAAAAACTCGTCTTGTAACTCACCCTCCACGATAAATCCAACCTTTTTATAAACATGTACAGCCTTTTCATTCTCTTTATCAACAACTAAATAAAGTTTATGCATATTTAATACAGAAAAAGCGTAATCCATCGCTAAACGCGTCGCTTCCGCTGCATAACCATGTCCTTGATAATTCGGATCAATAATAATTTGGAATTCAGTTCTTCGATGAATATAATCGATTTCCACTAACTCGACTAATCCAACCATCTCATTATCTTTCTCCAGGATAAAACGGCGTTCACTTTGATCATGTATATGTTTATCATATAAATCCTGTAGTTCTACAAATGCCTCATACGGCTCTTCAAACCAATAAGACATAATATGTGCGTTATTATTAAGTTCGTGTACAAACTTTAAATCTTCCCGTTCTAAAGGACGTAACTTTAATTCCTGACTCATTTCTATAACCTCCAAGTAAAATAACCTCTTCACTTAATTTCTCAATTTTTTTCGATTTCAAACGCCCTATTTACATTGTAAACTTTCAAGTAACTTGAAGGTCAAGATGAAAAAGTAGTGCAAACTGATGTCTGCACTACTACTCTTTTCTCAAATCTCTCATATTTGATATGTATAAAGCAATGACTAAAACAAGAATGGATCCTGCATATAATAACGTCTCCATCGGTTCCTCATGAGATACAATAATCAATCGAATTAAAGCCGTAATTCCGATATAAATAAAATAGCGTAACGGAAAATGATAATTCGATTTAAAATACTTAATGATTAATGCGATGAACTCAAAGTATAAGAAGTAGACAATGATACTTTCAACTAATTTATAAGATGTATACTTCTTCGCCGAAAATATGTATTGAATAAACGTGATTGTCTCATTAATTAAAAAGATAGATAAAACAATGGACAATATAATTAGAGCTATATTTAATATCCACTGTAACACGCTAGCTATATAATGATCGATATTAAATGATTTCATTTTCTCTTTAAACTCCCCTTCGTATACGTACGTATTTATTATAGCAAAATTATCATTGGAAAGAAGTTAAATCATACTTCCTCCCTTTACTCTCACCGGTATATTGAACTTCCAATACTTGAAGTAACCTTTTCACGATTGAGCTTAATTGCACATTCAGAAGCTCTTCCAACTCACTATTATTAATCGCCTTTTCAATAAGACGTGTTTAATCTTGTAAAATACACTTATGTGCATAGTTAGAAACACTATTACAACTCGAACACTGCCATCCTTTTTTCACCTTAACAGATGAATATTTTTTTCGTACATAATAAAAAAATAAAAAATTACTGTCACAAAACTCGTTATTCCGGGTTCTCTATAATACAGGCATCAAATGAGAGTGAGGTTTTAACTGACATGTTAAAAATAAAAAAGGAAGACAGGCCTTTTTCGGATGTGACATTTGAAGATTTGTTTAAACAAAACTATGTTTACGTTGTGAAACAGATCGTATGGATTGTCAAAAATCAGACTATCGCTGAAGAATTAGCCCAAGAAGTCTTTTTACAGCTATATCGCAACGATTGGAAGAGAATTGAACACTTACCTGGATGGCTAATAAAATCTTCTACTTATGTAGCGTATAAATATCTACGATCTGAAAAACGACATCAGGCGAGAGTAGATAAAACCATACAATATCATGAAGTACAACATATTTCATCATTAGATGATGACTGGATTAGACAAGAAGAAATTACAAAGGTACAAATGGTACTCAGTAACATGGATGAACGGGATCGAACCATTTTATTAATGAGGTTTTCTGACTTTCAATATAAGGAAATTGCAGAAGTGCTTCAAATTGACATATCTTCTATTGGAACATTATTAGTCCGAGCCAAACAAAAGTTTCGTAAGATTTATAAACAGTTAGAGGAGGCGTAATAAATGAATTGTTATGATGTGGGATTTATTCAAGCATATATGGATGGGGAATTACCTTATGAGACAAGAAAAGAATTCACAAAACATTTAGATACGTGTAACGCATGCCAAGACTTATTACTAGAAATTAGCAAATTAAATCAATGGGAAAATGTCATGTTAGAGGAAGAAATAGTACATTCATCAAAGGAACTCAAAATTGATGTAGACCAAGCGTGGAAAGCATTTGAAAATCGCGCAAAATTAGAAGATGTTTCTTATATCAATCAAAAACCTGAACAGAAGAAGGGATTATTTACAAATATGAATAAAAAATCAAAACGTTTCATGTATATAGCAGTAGCGGTAGCAGGGCTTTTTTCAACAGCCATGATTCCACAAGTTCGAGTGGCAGCTACAGATGTTGCCTCTTATTTTTCCAATGCAATTTCAAATGATACGATTATTGATGAAGGAAGAGACGTTACAAAAGGGCAATTTATTCCTCTTGATGAAAAGATTACAGATCAAGGTGTTACAGTACATCTGAAAGAATTATATGTAGCGGATGCACGTATATCCGTTCATTACAAAATTGAAAAAGAAAATGGAAATGTAGTACCGTTTGAATTTGATACAACGGGGTTACAACTTAAAGATGATGGCAAAGTAAATGGTCAACAAGAAAAAAACCCA
Encoded here:
- the speG gene encoding spermidine N1-acetyltransferase, producing the protein MSQELKLRPLEREDLKFVHELNNNAHIMSYWFEEPYEAFVELQDLYDKHIHDQSERRFILEKDNEMVGLVELVEIDYIHRRTEFQIIIDPNYQGHGYAAEATRLAMDYAFSVLNMHKLYLVVDKENEKAVHVYKKVGFIVEGELQDEFFVDGNYHNAIRMCMFQKQYFENK
- the psiE gene encoding phosphate-starvation-inducible protein PsiE, which encodes MKSFNIDHYIASVLQWILNIALIILSIVLSIFLINETITFIQYIFSAKKYTSYKLVESIIVYFLYFEFIALIIKYFKSNYHFPLRYFIYIGITALIRLIIVSHEEPMETLLYAGSILVLVIALYISNMRDLRKE
- a CDS encoding RNA polymerase sigma factor SigX, with amino-acid sequence MLKIKKEDRPFSDVTFEDLFKQNYVYVVKQIVWIVKNQTIAEELAQEVFLQLYRNDWKRIEHLPGWLIKSSTYVAYKYLRSEKRHQARVDKTIQYHEVQHISSLDDDWIRQEEITKVQMVLSNMDERDRTILLMRFSDFQYKEIAEVLQIDISSIGTLLVRAKQKFRKIYKQLEEA
- a CDS encoding DUF4179 domain-containing protein, coding for MNCYDVGFIQAYMDGELPYETRKEFTKHLDTCNACQDLLLEISKLNQWENVMLEEEIVHSSKELKIDVDQAWKAFENRAKLEDVSYINQKPEQKKGLFTNMNKKSKRFMYIAVAVAGLFSTAMIPQVRVAATDVASYFSNAISNDTIIDEGRDVTKGQFIPLDEKITDQGVTVHLKELYVADARISVHYKIEKENGNVVPFEFDTTGLQLKDDGKVNGQQEKNPEYKENGYFGQLAFIQGASGGPLELKASGEELKHIGIRFKDRPEGVITFIEGPEGKDSFKQPLTLDVNISRIGKLSGSWKGQLQIDPTKLKK